One Cellulomonas taurus genomic region harbors:
- a CDS encoding LysM peptidoglycan-binding domain-containing protein, with amino-acid sequence MTQSALALADDARSSRPRARRLATNTGATLALAALAVGTSSAAAHADEHYTVRSGDTVSHIAKQFGTTVSAVRDANGLNAAGFIREGQTLTIPTGQSAPAAAPVATAGTHTVAQGETVSAIAARYGSTVDAIVGANGLDARAFIRAGQTLTIPGSTTATTVTTATTSAATGTHTVAQGETVSAIAARYGTTVNAVVSANGLDARAFIRAGQTLTIPGATTTAASTTVSTSQQLVGSTFLGRTYPAATVASANENKATLLSIGVPSTSEMQAKVASTARQMGVDPSLAQAIAFQESGFDHTSVSPANAIGTMQVIPTSGDWASELVGRELNLLDPDDNVVAGVAILRQLLKSTGGDTSTAIASYYQGLGSVRSNGMFADTRRYVANVHTLTARF; translated from the coding sequence ATGACGCAGTCCGCACTCGCACTCGCCGACGACGCCCGTAGCTCCCGACCCCGCGCCCGTCGCCTCGCGACCAACACCGGCGCGACGCTGGCCCTGGCGGCGCTGGCCGTCGGCACCTCCAGTGCTGCCGCCCACGCCGACGAGCACTACACCGTCCGATCGGGCGACACCGTCAGCCACATCGCCAAGCAGTTCGGCACCACGGTCAGCGCCGTGCGCGACGCCAACGGCCTGAACGCCGCCGGCTTCATCCGCGAGGGCCAGACGCTCACCATCCCGACCGGGCAGTCAGCCCCCGCGGCGGCCCCGGTTGCGACCGCCGGGACCCACACCGTGGCCCAGGGCGAGACGGTCTCGGCCATCGCCGCGCGCTACGGCAGCACCGTCGACGCCATCGTCGGCGCGAACGGCCTGGACGCACGCGCCTTCATCCGCGCCGGTCAGACGCTGACCATCCCCGGCTCGACCACGGCCACGACCGTGACGACCGCGACGACCTCGGCGGCCACCGGCACCCACACCGTCGCCCAGGGCGAGACGGTCTCGGCGATCGCCGCGCGCTACGGCACCACCGTGAACGCCGTGGTGTCCGCCAATGGCCTGGACGCCCGGGCGTTCATCCGCGCCGGTCAGACCCTCACCATCCCGGGTGCCACGACCACCGCTGCGAGCACGACGGTGAGCACCTCCCAGCAGCTGGTCGGCAGCACCTTCCTCGGCCGCACCTACCCGGCCGCCACGGTCGCCTCCGCGAACGAGAACAAGGCCACCCTGCTCTCCATCGGCGTCCCGTCCACCTCCGAGATGCAGGCCAAGGTCGCCAGCACGGCCCGGCAGATGGGCGTCGACCCGTCCCTGGCGCAGGCGATCGCCTTCCAGGAGTCCGGCTTCGACCACACCTCGGTCTCCCCCGCGAACGCGATCGGCACCATGCAGGTCATCCCGACCTCCGGCGACTGGGCCAGCGAGCTGGTCGGGCGCGAGCTCAACCTGCTGGACCCGGACGACAACGTCGTGGCCGGTGTCGCGATCCTGCGCCAGCTGCTCAAGTCGACCGGCGGCGACACCTCCACCGCGATCGCGAGCTACTACCAGGGCCTCGGCTCGGTGCGCAGCAACGGGATGTTCGCGGACACCCGCCGCTATGTCGCCAACGTCCACACCCTGACGGCACGCTTCTGA
- a CDS encoding polyprenyl synthetase family protein, with amino-acid sequence MNDATPLVDLEGVRAQVDALLTAHLDALEPELARMGSGTGPLIEALRLMLSGGKRLRAAFCYWSWRAHGGDRSGDGATAALRVGAALELFQAAALFHDDVMDDSDTRRGLPAAHRSFAHTHRTARWSGDDRRYGESAAILLGDLALIASEREFAAAMTGIDPVLALRARAVFDRMRTEVTVGQYLDLQAQVLPWGTDPVGDEQRAREVIRAKTARYSVEHPILMGAALAGADDAALLAASAFGLPLGEAFQLRDDLLGVFGDPATTGKPAGDDLREGKRTVLVARAMAAAGRAGELPVMERLRTELGDPQLDEDACLALAEVIRSTGAVDEVEQLIDLLLDEAERAWSAAALVDPGRDMLLRLGRAAVQRQA; translated from the coding sequence GTGAACGACGCCACCCCCCTGGTCGACCTGGAGGGCGTGCGCGCCCAGGTGGACGCACTGCTCACCGCCCACCTGGATGCCCTGGAGCCGGAACTGGCCCGGATGGGCTCGGGCACCGGGCCGCTGATCGAGGCACTGCGGCTGATGCTCTCCGGCGGCAAGCGGCTGCGGGCGGCGTTCTGCTACTGGTCGTGGCGGGCGCATGGTGGGGACCGGTCGGGCGACGGCGCGACGGCAGCGCTACGAGTCGGCGCGGCGCTGGAGCTGTTCCAGGCCGCGGCCCTGTTCCACGACGATGTGATGGACGACTCCGACACCCGGCGCGGCCTGCCCGCGGCGCACCGCAGCTTCGCGCACACCCACCGCACCGCGCGGTGGTCCGGCGACGACCGGCGGTACGGCGAGTCGGCGGCGATCCTGCTCGGCGACCTGGCGCTGATCGCGTCGGAGCGGGAGTTCGCGGCCGCCATGACCGGGATCGACCCCGTGCTGGCGCTCCGCGCACGCGCCGTCTTCGACCGGATGCGCACCGAGGTCACTGTCGGCCAGTACCTCGACCTGCAGGCCCAGGTGCTGCCCTGGGGCACGGACCCGGTCGGCGACGAGCAGCGCGCCCGCGAGGTGATCCGGGCCAAGACCGCGCGGTACAGCGTGGAGCACCCGATCCTGATGGGCGCCGCGCTGGCCGGAGCCGACGACGCCGCACTGCTGGCGGCCAGCGCGTTCGGGCTGCCGCTGGGCGAGGCATTCCAGCTCCGGGACGACCTGCTGGGCGTCTTCGGCGACCCGGCGACCACCGGGAAGCCGGCCGGCGACGATCTGCGCGAGGGCAAGCGGACGGTGCTGGTCGCCCGCGCGATGGCGGCAGCGGGCCGGGCCGGCGAGCTGCCGGTGATGGAGCGGCTGCGTACCGAGCTCGGCGACCCCCAGCTGGACGAGGACGCCTGCCTGGCACTCGCCGAGGTGATCCGGTCGACCGGTGCCGTGGACGAGGTCGAGCAGCTGATCGACCTGCTGCTCGACGAGGCCGAACGCGCCTGGTCGGCGGCAGCACTGGTCGATCCGGGCCGCGACATGCTGCTGCGCCTCGGCCGGGCGGCCGTGCAGCGCCAGGCCTGA
- a CDS encoding universal stress protein: MSIVVGYLATVEGRAALETAGLEAERRGESLVVVVNERLDETPEQRQDTEQALEQVRAGLSDRGIEHEVRVIAAGRDVAEELIGAAEDTGASMIVIGLRRRSPVGKLILGANAQRILLDAPCPVLAVKPDPS; the protein is encoded by the coding sequence ATGAGCATCGTGGTCGGCTATCTGGCGACGGTCGAGGGGCGCGCAGCCCTGGAGACCGCCGGCCTCGAGGCGGAGCGGCGGGGGGAGTCCCTCGTCGTCGTCGTCAACGAGCGCCTGGACGAGACGCCGGAGCAGCGCCAGGACACCGAGCAGGCGCTGGAGCAGGTGCGCGCCGGACTGTCCGACCGCGGGATCGAGCACGAGGTCAGGGTGATCGCCGCAGGCCGCGATGTCGCCGAGGAGCTGATCGGCGCTGCCGAGGACACCGGCGCGTCCATGATCGTGATCGGGCTGCGGCGGCGCAGTCCGGTGGGCAAGCTCATCCTCGGTGCGAACGCGCAGCGCATCCTGCTCGACGCCCCCTGCCCGGTGCTCGCGGTCAAGCCCGACCCGAGCTGA
- a CDS encoding Rv2175c family DNA-binding protein: MTALNQPDDLVDSWLTIPDVADALGVDAGRVRRLLKEGRIAGVRRGDPPVLSIPADFLVPVDAANPTADERDEGGDHTVLASLQGTLTVLGDAGFDYGEMIAWLFTANEALPGRPIDVLRSGSKTAVRRLAQAEL, translated from the coding sequence GTGACCGCCTTGAACCAGCCGGACGACCTCGTCGACTCCTGGCTCACCATTCCCGACGTCGCCGATGCACTCGGAGTCGACGCCGGACGGGTGCGCCGCCTGCTCAAGGAGGGGCGGATCGCCGGTGTGCGCCGCGGTGATCCGCCGGTGCTGAGCATCCCCGCGGACTTCCTGGTCCCGGTGGACGCGGCGAACCCGACCGCCGACGAGCGGGACGAGGGCGGCGACCACACCGTGCTCGCGTCCCTGCAGGGCACACTCACCGTGCTGGGCGATGCGGGCTTCGACTACGGGGAGATGATCGCCTGGCTGTTCACCGCCAACGAGGCGCTGCCGGGTCGCCCGATCGATGTGCTGCGCTCGGGGAGCAAGACCGCCGTTCGACGGCTGGCCCAGGCAGAGCTCTGA
- a CDS encoding DUF4192 family protein yields MTGATGSGTDAGEEDRRQEDPLADDAAAPSGVEDGDDGSWFAARCRMLALVPFRLGHHPGDGSVVVVGLAGPDDAPPRLVARTDREVLDSAAGRVVARSIAAHLVAMRCERLLVVHYRGQADPVPRPPAASSRDHPWPGPAIARVRAACTRVGVGWDSAWTVDASEVRQTPDAALTASTVPRASTEPRASTVPTATAVPDSAPRERLDALVAAIARTAGWTPAARRADLGRIAPAAPGDRRAAAEARSRWLHRRPATATGAQAWGDWQRRTLARWQDVRTRPDSVARTTVGRVEAGLTDPLVVEASALAMIGHHADPDRAERLWLAGLAAPDIPVPVVVPVAAACREPDAGSNGDPDAGPDLDRDPDVDPDLDPAPDPDRGSVADAEPLPESRSGSWPVSAIGPDRPWGIRPWLAHQLAAGVRPPPVGQIDAARLLLERVVAHGRDGRQSGALTLLALFAWWVGDGVRGSVLVERALAQQPVDPLAVQLNWVLASGALPGWAREGELEPG; encoded by the coding sequence ATGACGGGTGCGACAGGGTCCGGGACCGACGCCGGCGAGGAGGACCGGCGTCAGGAAGATCCGCTGGCCGACGACGCGGCGGCACCGTCGGGTGTCGAGGACGGGGACGACGGATCGTGGTTCGCCGCACGCTGCCGGATGCTCGCCCTGGTCCCGTTCCGACTCGGACACCATCCCGGCGACGGGAGCGTGGTGGTGGTCGGGCTCGCCGGACCCGATGACGCCCCGCCGCGGCTGGTCGCGCGGACCGACCGCGAGGTGCTGGACTCGGCGGCCGGTCGCGTTGTGGCCCGGTCGATCGCGGCGCACCTGGTGGCGATGCGCTGCGAACGCCTGCTGGTCGTGCACTACCGCGGGCAGGCGGACCCCGTGCCACGACCGCCCGCCGCGTCCAGCCGCGACCATCCGTGGCCGGGTCCCGCCATCGCCCGGGTCAGAGCTGCGTGCACGCGGGTCGGGGTCGGGTGGGACAGCGCGTGGACGGTCGATGCCAGCGAGGTGCGCCAGACTCCCGACGCAGCACTCACAGCGAGCACCGTGCCCAGAGCGAGCACCGAGCCCAGAGCGAGCACCGTGCCCACAGCGACCGCGGTCCCGGATTCGGCCCCACGGGAAAGGCTGGACGCCCTGGTGGCCGCCATCGCCCGCACCGCTGGCTGGACGCCCGCCGCCCGCCGCGCGGACCTCGGGCGGATCGCGCCGGCAGCCCCAGGTGACCGCCGAGCCGCGGCCGAAGCGCGCTCGCGGTGGCTGCACCGGCGCCCGGCGACCGCCACCGGCGCGCAGGCCTGGGGCGATTGGCAGCGCCGCACGCTGGCCAGATGGCAGGACGTGCGCACCCGACCCGACAGCGTCGCCCGCACCACGGTCGGCCGGGTGGAGGCGGGGTTGACCGATCCCCTGGTCGTGGAGGCGTCTGCGCTCGCGATGATCGGTCACCACGCCGACCCGGATCGGGCGGAGCGGCTCTGGCTGGCGGGACTGGCGGCTCCGGACATTCCGGTGCCTGTGGTGGTGCCCGTGGCGGCGGCGTGCCGGGAGCCGGATGCGGGCTCCAACGGCGACCCGGACGCGGGCCCGGACCTCGACCGTGACCCGGACGTGGACCCGGACTTGGACCCGGCCCCGGACCCGGACCGCGGATCTGTCGCAGACGCGGAGCCGCTGCCCGAGTCGCGCTCCGGGAGCTGGCCCGTGTCCGCCATCGGACCGGACCGGCCCTGGGGGATCCGCCCGTGGCTCGCCCACCAGCTGGCAGCCGGGGTCCGACCACCGCCCGTCGGGCAGATCGACGCCGCGCGTCTGCTCCTGGAGCGCGTGGTCGCACACGGCCGGGACGGTCGGCAGTCGGGGGCGCTCACCCTGCTCGCGCTGTTCGCCTGGTGGGTCGGCGACGGCGTCCGGGGCTCGGTGCTGGTCGAACGCGCTCTGGCACAGCAGCCGGTGGATCCGCTGGCGGTGCAGTTGAACTGGGTGCTGGCCTCCGGTGCGCTGCCGGGCTGGGCGCGGGAGGGCGAGCTGGAACCGGGGTGA